The following coding sequences are from one Aethina tumida isolate Nest 87 chromosome 2, icAetTumi1.1, whole genome shotgun sequence window:
- the LOC109594060 gene encoding uncharacterized protein LOC109594060: MFKNLCLVLAIAVVTVNCFPTETKDSVPAVNGQQPQISTLPATIGQLPSSQTNQKVQPLQPASHSNDGLLLQPSQNRPARDTQASSTTGKPHLIGGDAGVYHGPQASQSQNSRPARDTGSAPSSSSTEKPHLIGGDAGVYHGSQTAQKRPARDTQEASSTTRKPQLIGGDAGVYHGPQSAQNQNSRPARDTGSAPSGSSTEKPHLIGGDAGVYHGAQTAQKRPARDTQEASSTTRKPQLIGGDAGVYHGPQSAQNQNSRPARDTGSAPSGSSTEKPHLIGGDAGVYHGSQTAQKRPARDTQEASSTTRKPQLIGGDAGVYHGPQSGQNQNLRPSREASKDSETPAASSGATSGQVQKQTRPINPAVLTRDVPKSTINKQN; this comes from the exons ATGTTTAAG aatttatgtTTGGTACTTGCAATTGCGGTGGTAACAGTTAACTGTTTTCCCACTGAAACAAAAGATTCAGTTCCAGCTGTAAACGGTCAACAGCCACAAATCAGTACCTTGCCAGCGACTATTGGACAATTG CCTTCGTCCCAAACAAACCAAAAAGTTCAACCACTTCAACCAGCAAGTCACTCTAACGACGGTCTTTTACTTCAACCCTCCCAAAACCGTCCAGCAAGAGACACTCAAGCGAGTTCCACTACAGGAAAACCCCATTTAATTGGAGGAGACGCCGGAGTATATCACGGACCCCAGGCATCTCAAAGCCAAAACTCACGCCCGGCTAGAGACACGGGATCCGCACCGTCCAGTTCTTCAACTGAAAAACCCCATTTGATCGGAGGAGACGCTGGAGTATACCACGGATCACAGACAGCTCAAAAACGTCCAGCCAGAGACACACAAGAAGCTAGTTCAACAACTAGAAAGCCACAGTTGATTGGTGGAGACGCGGGAGTCTATCATGGACCTCAATCTGCtcaaaatcaaaattcacGTCCTGCTAGAGATACCGGATCTGCTCCGTCCGGTTCTTCAACTGAAAAACCTCATTTGATCGGAGGAGACGCTGGAGTATACCACGGGGCACAGACAGCTCAAAAACGTCCAGCCAGAGACACACAAGAAGCTAGTTCAACAACTAGAAAGCCACAGTTGATTGGTGGAGACGCGGGAGTCTATCATGGACCTCAATCTGCtcaaaatcaaaattcacGTCCTGCTAGAGATACCGGATCTGCACCGTCCGGATCTTCAACTGAAAAACCTCATTTGATCGGAGGAGACGCTGGAGTATACCACGGATCCCAAACAGCACAAAAACGTCCAGCTAGAGACACACAAGAAGCCAGTTCGACCACGAGAAAACCTCAGTTGATTGGTGGAGACGCAGGAGTGTACCACGGCCCCCAATCTGGCCAAAATCAAAACTTACGCCCATCTAGAGAAGCTAGCAAAGATTCTGAAACACCCGCTGCTTCTTCTGGCGCTACGTCTGGACAAGTCCAAAAGCAAACTCGTCCAATTAATCCCGCTGTTTTGACCAGAGACGTACCGAAGTCCACaatcaacaaacaaaattaa
- the LOC109594075 gene encoding uncharacterized protein LOC109594075 isoform X2, with protein MSFYLKPPRGQINLHKLEECVTQRLSIYDNINQLENISLRNFDCVIEDSGLDRTGHFLFRIQAIYNSSFKDIFIHKECELLKLRLECYEDTDFRRFIKKLSQKSRELLKSEEFSDGLKQFIISLIELCSKMLEKNYVVHLKQHSNKTECKQILFNINYNICPLLLTKNEFSLRNGYLQVPCCAKIKLFHALFNRFLILAINEMKNGIGVFHILQDTRIKNVLSLINNHYFTNCNKSSLFKIKDIENESKFFPLCMQALFQNLKKNNRLSHNARYDFSLFLKCLGASVLESIKFWELIYSKKHASCSTCTHSWQENERKYVYGIRHMYGLEGARKNYEMRTCQYYQNLSLCARDEGGCPFRHFDDHNLRRTLNNILPSTDEMEVIIHERKGSPNEACKLTFQSLYKQFTTEEINLSDVFFANPVQYFELLKKSQF; from the exons ATGTCTTTTTACTTAAAACCACCCAGAGGACAGATAAATCTTCATAAATTAGAAGAATGTGTGACACAGCGTCTTTCTATATACGACAATATAAATCAGTTGGAAAACATTTCCCTCAGAAATTTCGATTGTGTTATCGAAGACAGCGGTTTAGATAGAACtggtcattttttatttagaattcaaGCGATCTACAACTCTTCCTtcaaagacatttttattcataaggagtgtgaactgttaaaactaAGATTAGAATGTTATGAAGATACTGATTTTAGGCgttttatcaaaaaacttTCACAAAAATCCAGGGAGTTATTAAAAAGTGAAGAATTTAGTGAtggtttaaaacaatttattatatcactTATAGAACTATGTTCGAAAatgttagaaaaaaattatgttgttcATTTGAAGCAACATTCTAATAAGACCGagtgtaaacaaattttatttaatattaattataatatttgtcctCTATTACTAACTAAAAACGAGTTTTCTTTAAGAAATGGATATTTACAAGTTCCTTGTTGtgccaaaataaaattatttcatgctTTGTTTAATAGATTTCTTATTCTTgcaataaatgaaatgaaaaatggaATAGGGGTGTTTCACATTTTACAAGATACCcgcattaaaaatgttttaagtcTAATAAACAATCACTACTTTAccaattgtaataaaagttcactatttaaaataaaagacatcGAAAACGAATCGAAATTCTTTCCTTTATGTATGCAAGCTTTGTTTCAAAATCTGAAGAAAAACAACAGACTTTCACATAATGCaag GTACGATTTTAGTTTGTTCCTGAAATGTTTGGGCGCATCAGTGTTAGAATCAATAAAGTTTTGGGAATTGATATATTCCAAAAAACATGCATCCTGTTCAACATGTACCCATAGTTGGCAAGAAAATGAAAGAAAGTATGTTTATGGGATACGACACATGTATGGTTTGGAAGGTGCTAGAAAAAACTATGAAATGAGGACTTGTCAATATTATCAG aatttgtcACTCTGTGCAAGAGACGAAGGCGGTTGTCCATTTAGACATTTCGACGACCATAATTTGAGACGGACTTTAAACAACATATTACCTTCAACCGATGAAATGGAAGTGATAATACACGAGAGGAAGGGAAGTCCTAATGAGGCTTGTAAACTTACCTTTCAAAGTTTATACAAACAATTTACCACCGAAGAGATTAACTTGAGCGATGTTTTTTTCGCCAATCCGGTGCAATATTTTgagttgttgaaaaaatcCCAGTTTTAA
- the LOC109594075 gene encoding uncharacterized protein LOC109594075 isoform X1 produces the protein MSFYLKPPRGQINLHKLEECVTQRLSIYDNINQLENISLRNFDCVIEDSGLDRTGHFLFRIQAIYNSSFKDIFIHKECELLKLRLECYEDTDFRRFIKKLSQKSRELLKSEEFSDGLKQFIISLIELCSKMLEKNYVVHLKQHSNKTECKQILFNINYNICPLLLTKNEFSLRNGYLQVPCCAKIKLFHALFNRFLILAINEMKNGIGVFHILQDTRIKNVLSLINNHYFTNCNKSSLFKIKDIENESKFFPLCMQALFQNLKKNNRLSHNARYDFSLFLKCLGASVLESIKFWELIYSKKHASCSTCTHSWQENERKYVYGIRHMYGLEGARKNYEMRTCQYYQLLLDLSFCARGEGGSPFRHFDDHNLRQTLNILPSTDEMEVIIHERKRSPNEASKLTFQNLYKQFTTEESTLNELFFVNPVQYFDVEKIPVLIDYFIKYIDCTQYV, from the exons ATGTCTTTTTACTTAAAACCACCCAGAGGACAGATAAATCTTCATAAATTAGAAGAATGTGTGACACAGCGTCTTTCTATATACGACAATATAAATCAGTTGGAAAACATTTCCCTCAGAAATTTCGATTGTGTTATCGAAGACAGCGGTTTAGATAGAACtggtcattttttatttagaattcaaGCGATCTACAACTCTTCCTtcaaagacatttttattcataaggagtgtgaactgttaaaactaAGATTAGAATGTTATGAAGATACTGATTTTAGGCgttttatcaaaaaacttTCACAAAAATCCAGGGAGTTATTAAAAAGTGAAGAATTTAGTGAtggtttaaaacaatttattatatcactTATAGAACTATGTTCGAAAatgttagaaaaaaattatgttgttcATTTGAAGCAACATTCTAATAAGACCGagtgtaaacaaattttatttaatattaattataatatttgtcctCTATTACTAACTAAAAACGAGTTTTCTTTAAGAAATGGATATTTACAAGTTCCTTGTTGtgccaaaataaaattatttcatgctTTGTTTAATAGATTTCTTATTCTTgcaataaatgaaatgaaaaatggaATAGGGGTGTTTCACATTTTACAAGATACCcgcattaaaaatgttttaagtcTAATAAACAATCACTACTTTAccaattgtaataaaagttcactatttaaaataaaagacatcGAAAACGAATCGAAATTCTTTCCTTTATGTATGCAAGCTTTGTTTCAAAATCTGAAGAAAAACAACAGACTTTCACATAATGCaag GTACGATTTTAGTTTGTTCCTGAAATGTTTGGGCGCATCAGTGTTAGAATCAATAAAGTTTTGGGAATTGATATATTCCAAAAAACATGCATCCTGTTCAACATGTACCCATAGTTGGCAAGAAAATGAAAGAAAGTATGTTTATGGGATACGACACATGTATGGTTTGGAAGGTGCTAGAAAAAACTATGAAATGAGGACTTGTCAATATTATCAG TTGTTACTGGATTTGTCATTCTGTGCAAGAGGTGAGGGCGGTAGTCCTTTTAGACATTTCGACGACCATAATTTAAGACagactttaaacattttacctTCAACCGATGAAATGGAAGTGATAATACACGAGAGGAAGAGGAGTCCTAATGAGGCTTCCAAACTtacctttcaaaatttatacaaacaatTTACCACCGAAGAGAGTACCTTGAACGAACTTTTTTTCGTCAATCCGGTGCAATATTttgatgttgaaaaaattccagttttaattgattattttattaaatacatagaCTGTActcaatatgtttaa